A genomic stretch from Pseudoliparis swirei isolate HS2019 ecotype Mariana Trench chromosome 18, NWPU_hadal_v1, whole genome shotgun sequence includes:
- the si:dkey-7k24.5 gene encoding LOW QUALITY PROTEIN: somatomedin-B and thrombospondin type-1 domain-containing protein (The sequence of the model RefSeq protein was modified relative to this genomic sequence to represent the inferred CDS: substituted 1 base at 1 genomic stop codon) has product MMTVGRSRSVALVCLRVSFFLAGPCQSGCRETGLCCTGRDPSCISKGWRSDRFYGPCYCDQACVSTLDCCHDYETACPGGAGLRSEWTEWSGCAEPCRATVRRRSRTILQEPLNAGRRCPNLEEQAGCAEYWSQQGNCHNPLVPALIITGGYGNARKKRDIPDRSDIIGYCVQFQLTSLTEGCQQSWGRHTQXMQHLREGHLVCVECQPPALAAGQMYCAGDGEENDEGRRQSLQWQAVGNPRCRGVWRRVGRLEACSCPTAHSFLFI; this is encoded by the exons ATGATGACAGTGGGGAGGAGCAGGTCCGTCGCCTTGGTTTGTCTCAGGGTCTCTTTCTTCCTTGCCGGTCCGTGTCAGTCGGGCTGTCGGGAAACCGGTCTGTGCTGCACCGGCCGGGACCCCTCATGCATCAGCAAAGGATGGAGGTCTGATCGGTTCTATGGCCCCTGCTACTGCGACCAAGCCTGCGTCTCCACTCTGGACTGCTGCCACGACTATGAGACGGCCTGCCCAGGTGG CGCTGGCCTGCGTAGTGAGTGGACCGAGTGGTCAGGCTGTGCTGAGCCCTGCAGGGCCACAGTccgcaggaggagcaggacgaTCCTGCAGGAGCCACTCAACGCAGGGAGACGCTGTCCCAATCTGGAGGAGCAGGCCGGCTGTGCAGAGTACTGGTCCCAGCAAGGGAACTGCCACAACCCACTTG TCCCAGCACTGATTATCACGGGTGGCTATGGCAACGCCAGGAAGAAAAGAGACATCCCCGATCGCAGCGACATTATAGG GTATTGTGTCCAGTTTCAGTTGACCTCTCTGACTGAAGGATGCCAGCAGAGTTGGGGCCGACACACCCAGTGAATGCAGCACCTGAGGGAGGGGcaccttgtgtgtgtggagtgccAGCCACCAGCTCTCGCTGCTGGACAGATGTATTGTGCCGGAGACGGAGAGGAAAATGATGAGGGCAG AAGACAGTCTCTCCAGTGGCAGGCGGTGGGAAACCCTCGATGCAGGGgtgtgtggaggcgtgtggggAGGCTGGAGGCCTGTTCCTGCCCAACAGCCCacagcttcctcttcatctaA